In the Ruminococcus sp. OA3 genome, one interval contains:
- a CDS encoding sugar ABC transporter substrate-binding protein, producing MKKTLAVLVACCMVFSMAACGNGSDAKSTSGGTDSNVQESTEAKGDESAENSGELDTSKLSIGVVMKLYDEFQNKVIDGAEDAAKEIGAKISCIAPDDITDAAQQVQMIENFISQDVDILLVDPNIADSVLNVLNDAVAKDIKVVLVDTDSPNFENPVTYVGTANYDAAFEGAKEFASRLPEGANVVIATGQQGDDNHEKRSKGYKDAMEEAGCNVLDLQYCDNSADLTASQVEDWFQKYGVDGIDAVMCTDDDASMGAIQAIKQNNATDKIKVCSFNGFQVAIQQIEAGSMEMTIAQQPYKMGYDSVMCGVGAMKGETYDRQIPVDVEVIDASNYEDYKE from the coding sequence ATGAAGAAGACGTTAGCAGTATTGGTTGCATGTTGTATGGTATTTTCTATGGCGGCATGTGGAAACGGTTCCGATGCAAAGTCAACCTCCGGCGGCACGGACAGCAATGTTCAGGAGAGTACTGAAGCAAAGGGTGACGAGAGCGCTGAGAATTCCGGAGAACTCGATACGAGCAAGCTGTCGATCGGTGTGGTCATGAAGCTGTACGATGAATTCCAGAACAAGGTTATCGACGGCGCGGAGGATGCGGCGAAAGAGATCGGAGCCAAGATCTCCTGTATTGCACCGGATGATATTACAGACGCTGCACAGCAGGTACAGATGATTGAAAACTTTATCTCTCAGGATGTGGATATCCTGCTGGTGGATCCAAATATCGCAGACTCTGTACTTAACGTTCTGAATGACGCAGTGGCGAAAGACATTAAAGTTGTTCTGGTAGATACGGATTCACCGAACTTTGAAAACCCGGTGACTTATGTAGGAACAGCAAACTATGACGCTGCTTTTGAAGGCGCAAAAGAATTCGCATCCAGGCTGCCGGAAGGCGCCAATGTTGTGATCGCAACCGGACAGCAGGGTGATGATAATCATGAAAAGCGCTCAAAAGGCTATAAAGATGCCATGGAAGAAGCAGGGTGCAACGTATTAGACCTTCAGTACTGTGATAACTCCGCTGATCTGACCGCTTCACAGGTGGAAGACTGGTTCCAGAAATACGGTGTGGATGGCATCGACGCTGTGATGTGTACGGATGATGATGCTTCTATGGGTGCAATCCAGGCGATCAAGCAGAACAATGCAACAGACAAGATCAAAGTCTGCAGTTTTAACGGCTTCCAGGTGGCAATTCAGCAGATCGAGGCGGGAAGCATGGAAATGACGATTGCTCAGCAGCCGTACAAGATGGGGTATGACAGTGTGATGTGCGGTGTCGGCGCTATGAAAGGCGAGACATATGACCGTCAGATTCCGGTGGATGTTGAGGTCATCGATGCATCCAATTATGAGGATTACAAAGAATAA
- a CDS encoding sugar ABC transporter ATP-binding protein, with amino-acid sequence MQDQGIAVELKDIVKNFPGVRALDGVSLALKKGEVHGLIGENGAGKSTLIKTFTGVHKPDKGKIFCEGQEVTFSGPLDAKKRGIACVYQELNIVAELNATDNMFLGNMKYKGNSCFLDYSYMNQKTKEVMKSMNQDIDLTKICGNMGMGQLQMIEIGKSILQEAKVLILDEPTSSLGEQETKELFKAVNLLKSQGMAILFVSHKLEEIFELCDVVTVMRDGKHVVTMDTDQMTQDDLITYMVGRSLDNLYPKAEAAIGNVALEVKHLSRKGVYDDISFSVRRGEILGFAGLVGAGRTEVFRGIFAADPIDGGEVFVDGRKCTIKSPGEAIRSKIAFLTEDRKGQGLVLTESISKNIALVNMGSLSKGLFVDDEKLKKQAEDTVEKLKIKTDSINKNSGDLSGGNQQKVVIGKWINTDADIFIFDEPTRGIDVGAKIEVYNIINELVKEGKAVVMISSELPEILGMCDRVIVMRHGHITGEIDRDSNEFDQESIMKAAWEVG; translated from the coding sequence TTGCAGGATCAGGGTATAGCCGTTGAATTAAAAGATATTGTAAAAAACTTTCCGGGCGTGCGCGCTTTGGACGGAGTCTCGCTGGCACTGAAGAAGGGTGAGGTTCACGGACTGATCGGAGAAAACGGTGCCGGGAAATCAACACTGATCAAGACGTTTACCGGTGTACATAAACCGGATAAGGGAAAAATCTTCTGTGAAGGTCAGGAAGTGACATTTTCCGGACCGCTAGATGCCAAAAAGCGAGGCATCGCATGTGTTTATCAGGAACTGAATATTGTAGCCGAATTGAATGCGACAGATAATATGTTTCTTGGAAACATGAAATATAAAGGAAATTCCTGTTTTCTGGACTACTCATACATGAACCAGAAGACAAAAGAAGTCATGAAGTCCATGAATCAGGATATTGATCTGACTAAAATCTGCGGCAACATGGGTATGGGACAGCTGCAGATGATCGAGATCGGAAAATCGATCCTCCAGGAGGCGAAGGTGCTGATTCTGGATGAGCCGACCTCAAGTCTCGGAGAACAGGAGACGAAGGAATTGTTTAAGGCTGTCAACCTGCTGAAGAGTCAGGGAATGGCGATCCTGTTTGTGTCCCACAAGCTGGAAGAGATCTTTGAGCTGTGTGATGTCGTGACCGTTATGCGCGATGGAAAACATGTGGTGACCATGGATACGGATCAGATGACACAGGACGACCTGATCACTTATATGGTGGGAAGAAGCCTTGACAATCTGTATCCAAAGGCAGAGGCAGCAATCGGGAATGTGGCACTGGAAGTGAAACATCTTTCAAGAAAAGGTGTATATGACGACATCAGTTTTTCAGTCAGGCGCGGTGAGATCCTTGGGTTTGCAGGCCTGGTAGGTGCCGGGCGTACGGAAGTCTTCAGAGGTATCTTTGCAGCGGATCCGATCGACGGAGGAGAAGTGTTCGTGGACGGACGGAAATGCACGATCAAAAGTCCCGGGGAGGCCATCAGGAGTAAAATAGCATTCCTGACAGAAGACAGGAAGGGCCAGGGGCTGGTATTGACTGAGAGCATCAGTAAAAATATCGCGCTGGTCAATATGGGAAGTCTTTCCAAAGGTCTGTTTGTGGATGACGAAAAACTGAAAAAACAGGCGGAAGACACTGTTGAAAAGTTAAAGATCAAAACAGACAGTATCAATAAAAATTCCGGAGACTTAAGCGGTGGTAATCAGCAGAAGGTTGTAATCGGAAAATGGATCAACACAGATGCGGACATTTTTATCTTTGACGAGCCGACCCGCGGTATCGATGTCGGAGCCAAAATTGAGGTTTATAACATCATCAATGAGCTGGTAAAAGAGGGAAAAGCGGTCGTCATGATTTCCTCTGAACTTCCTGAGATCCTCGGAATGTGCGATCGCGTCATCGTCATGAGACACGGGCATATCACGGGTGAAATTGACCGGGACAGCAATGAATTTGACCAGGAAAGTATCATGAAAGCCGCATGGGAGGTTGGTTGA
- a CDS encoding ABC transporter permease: MKNKIFKNEKISSILGPLIALVVLCVLLTIVTDQFFKTSNFLNILRQAAINALVSFGMLFVLLTGGIDLSVGATIACSGCMMGIMIKGGITNTFLLLLVGLLCGLVIGLVNGLLFTKLDLPHPFVSTLGTQLVIRGFCLWITGSASMSGFPDGVMWLGYQNVAGFPICFILVIVVAVVASIFLNRTAFGRYIYSIGGNREAARLSGIKVKPLLNLTYILSGLLAALAGIVMIGRVSLAYPNAGDGYEMNAIAACVIGGASFNGGRGSVGGTLIGALIIAVLNNGLNLLGAQSDIQKMILGLVVILAVFVDVVRGKQEEKSRRLAQARQ; this comes from the coding sequence ATGAAAAATAAAATATTTAAAAATGAAAAAATATCGAGTATCTTAGGTCCGCTGATCGCACTGGTTGTTTTGTGTGTGCTGCTGACAATTGTTACGGATCAGTTTTTCAAAACAAGCAATTTTTTGAATATTCTGAGGCAGGCTGCCATCAATGCACTGGTTTCTTTCGGCATGTTGTTTGTACTCCTGACGGGGGGAATTGATCTGTCTGTGGGTGCAACGATCGCATGTTCCGGCTGTATGATGGGAATTATGATCAAAGGTGGTATCACAAATACCTTTCTGCTGCTTCTCGTAGGCCTGCTCTGCGGACTTGTCATCGGATTGGTCAACGGTCTGCTGTTTACAAAGCTGGATCTCCCGCATCCGTTTGTATCGACTCTCGGAACACAGCTGGTAATACGGGGCTTCTGCCTCTGGATCACAGGTTCCGCATCCATGTCAGGTTTTCCGGACGGTGTTATGTGGCTTGGATATCAGAACGTTGCAGGTTTTCCAATCTGTTTTATCCTTGTTATCGTGGTAGCTGTTGTGGCATCGATTTTCCTGAACAGAACAGCATTCGGACGTTATATCTATTCCATCGGCGGCAACCGGGAAGCGGCCCGTCTGTCCGGTATCAAAGTGAAGCCACTGTTAAACCTGACATACATCTTATCCGGGCTTCTGGCAGCACTTGCCGGTATCGTGATGATCGGACGTGTCAGCCTTGCGTATCCAAATGCCGGTGATGGCTATGAGATGAATGCGATCGCCGCCTGTGTCATCGGCGGGGCTTCCTTTAACGGCGGCCGCGGCAGTGTAGGCGGTACTCTGATTGGTGCTCTGATCATCGCAGTACTCAACAATGGACTGAATCTTCTGGGGGCACAGTCGGATATCCAGAAGATGATTCTTGGTCTGGTGGTAATCCTTGCGGTATTCGTGGATGTGGTCCGCGGCAAGCAGGAAGAAAAATCAAGAAGACTTGCACAGGCACGTCAATAA
- a CDS encoding LacI family DNA-binding transcriptional regulator → MTTIKDIAQAANVSSATVSRILNQDSSLNVTPETRQKVLETAKALNYIKKGRSVKTSYTLGIVQWFSAQQEMDDNYYLRIRQGIEDYCRDHCIHVIRTYKADLGYADQLKGVDGLICIGKFSEKEIEYFRNITDSILFLDMTVDNIDISTITLDFEQAVQTALTYLTGLGHQKIGFLTGKEYVDQSELFNDMRKEIFVRFCAEHGVDYQPYLKEGSFTIASGYEMMSELLQDAALPTAIFAASDLIAIGALKALTEHGLSVPKDISLMGLDNITMTEFTTPPLTTLHAPAYEMGNYGAHILYHILNPKSTAAMRIKLPCRLIERASCKTLLP, encoded by the coding sequence ATGACTACAATTAAGGATATCGCTCAGGCGGCAAATGTTTCGAGTGCCACTGTTTCACGGATCCTCAATCAGGATTCCTCCTTAAATGTTACACCCGAAACGCGGCAGAAAGTGCTGGAAACTGCCAAGGCGTTAAACTATATAAAAAAAGGACGTTCTGTCAAAACGTCATATACTCTCGGTATTGTCCAGTGGTTTTCCGCCCAGCAGGAAATGGATGATAATTACTATCTGAGGATTCGCCAGGGCATCGAAGATTACTGCCGTGATCACTGTATTCATGTGATCAGGACTTATAAAGCCGATCTCGGATATGCTGACCAGCTCAAAGGAGTTGATGGTCTGATCTGTATCGGTAAATTCAGCGAAAAAGAAATCGAATACTTCCGAAATATTACAGACAGCATTCTGTTCCTGGACATGACCGTCGACAACATTGATATTTCTACTATCACGCTGGATTTTGAACAGGCTGTGCAGACTGCACTCACGTATCTTACAGGACTTGGCCATCAGAAGATTGGGTTTTTGACAGGAAAAGAGTATGTGGATCAGTCCGAACTCTTTAACGATATGCGCAAAGAAATCTTTGTCCGTTTCTGCGCGGAACACGGCGTTGACTATCAGCCTTATCTGAAGGAAGGCTCCTTTACGATCGCCTCCGGATATGAGATGATGTCGGAACTGCTGCAGGACGCAGCCCTTCCAACAGCCATATTTGCCGCAAGTGATCTGATCGCTATCGGTGCTTTAAAAGCCCTGACTGAACATGGACTGTCCGTTCCGAAGGATATCTCACTTATGGGACTTGACAATATCACAATGACGGAGTTTACGACTCCGCCGCTCACAACGCTTCACGCTCCTGCTTATGAGATGGGAAATTACGGTGCACATATTCTGTACCATATCCTGAATCCCAAAAGCACAGCGGCCATGAGGATCAAGCTTCCATGCCGTCTGATCGAGCGCGCGTCGTGTAAAACACTGCTTCCTTAA
- a CDS encoding galactokinase family protein — MENSKTLTAGLECGDYDERLKEIYLDENVLEYQKKRYIEALNRYEVLFGEGEVSIYSAPGRSEVGGNHTDHQQGMVLAASINLDAVAVVGRNQENCVKVVSDGYEMSVVSLDDLEQKREEAGTSAGLIRGVLAGLKKRGYLLGGCSLYVTSDVLIGAGLSSSAAFETILGTVISGLFNDMKVSAVEIAQIGQFAENVYFEKPCGLMDQTACSVGGMIHIDFQEPKQPVVKKLDVDLEEHHYSLCIVDTKGSHEDLTDDYAQIPLEMKAAAAYFGQEVLRNVEENDLYLHMADMRKELGDRPVLRALHFFEENKRVEKQAKALEDGAFKNFLELIKESGNSSFKYLQNVYTNHDVQHQSMSVGLAVSESVLGDHGVCRVHGGGFAGTIQAFVENDFVGCYKKAMERLFGEGACHVLRVRKYGGMRVI, encoded by the coding sequence ATGGAAAATTCCAAAACTTTGACAGCCGGGCTGGAGTGTGGAGATTATGATGAAAGGCTGAAGGAGATTTATCTGGACGAAAATGTGCTGGAATATCAGAAGAAACGGTACATAGAGGCCCTGAACCGCTATGAAGTATTGTTTGGAGAAGGCGAGGTCTCCATTTACAGTGCACCGGGGAGAAGTGAGGTAGGTGGAAATCATACGGATCATCAGCAGGGAATGGTGCTTGCCGCTTCGATTAATCTGGATGCAGTGGCAGTGGTTGGCAGAAATCAGGAAAACTGTGTGAAGGTCGTGTCGGACGGATATGAAATGTCTGTTGTATCACTCGACGATCTGGAACAGAAAAGAGAAGAGGCGGGAACTTCAGCCGGACTGATACGCGGAGTGCTCGCGGGTCTTAAGAAAAGAGGATATCTCCTCGGCGGCTGCAGCTTATACGTGACGAGCGATGTGCTGATCGGAGCAGGGCTTTCATCCTCAGCGGCGTTTGAGACAATTCTGGGAACGGTAATATCCGGACTGTTCAATGACATGAAAGTCAGTGCGGTGGAAATTGCGCAGATTGGGCAGTTCGCGGAAAATGTGTACTTTGAAAAGCCGTGCGGACTGATGGACCAGACAGCATGTTCTGTCGGCGGAATGATTCATATTGATTTTCAGGAGCCGAAACAGCCGGTTGTAAAAAAACTGGATGTGGATCTGGAGGAACATCATTACAGTCTGTGTATCGTGGATACAAAGGGTTCACACGAGGACCTGACAGATGATTATGCGCAGATACCCCTGGAGATGAAAGCTGCTGCTGCTTACTTTGGGCAGGAAGTACTGAGAAATGTAGAGGAAAATGATCTGTACTTACATATGGCAGATATGAGAAAAGAGCTCGGCGACAGGCCGGTACTGCGCGCACTGCATTTTTTTGAAGAAAACAAAAGAGTGGAAAAACAGGCAAAAGCTCTGGAAGACGGAGCATTTAAAAACTTCCTGGAACTGATAAAAGAGTCCGGTAATTCATCCTTTAAATATCTGCAGAATGTGTACACGAACCATGATGTACAGCATCAGAGCATGTCTGTCGGACTTGCCGTCAGTGAAAGTGTACTGGGAGATCACGGTGTGTGCAGAGTACACGGGGGCGGTTTCGCCGGGACGATACAGGCATTTGTGGAAAATGATTTCGTCGGCTGTTATAAAAAGGCGATGGAGCGGCTTTTTGGCGAAGGTGCCTGCCATGTGCTGAGAGTAAGAAAATACGGTGGAATGAGAGTGATATAA
- the galE gene encoding UDP-glucose 4-epimerase GalE, with product MKILVLGGAGYIGSHTVYELTDAGYDVVIADNLETGHKQAVHPHAVFYKGDLRDRSFVDYVLDHEKIDAVIHFAANSLVGESMKDPLKYYDNNLCGTKVLLESMVAHHVDNIVFSSTAATYGEPERIPVVETDRTEPTNTYGETKLSMEKMFKWTGKAHGLRYVSLRYFNACGAHISGNIGEDHHPETHLIPLILQVPNGQRKSISIFGEDYDTKDGTCVRDYIHVTDLAQAHILALKYLLDGGESDIFNLGNGVGFTVREVIETARKVTGHAIPAVAKARRAGDPARLIASSQKARDILKWKPEHDSLEDIIETAWKWHRNHPQGYAE from the coding sequence ATGAAAATACTTGTTCTGGGAGGGGCCGGTTACATCGGATCCCATACGGTCTATGAACTGACAGACGCAGGGTATGATGTGGTGATCGCCGACAATCTGGAAACGGGTCATAAACAGGCAGTGCATCCGCATGCGGTTTTCTATAAGGGAGATCTGAGAGACCGGAGTTTTGTGGATTATGTGCTGGACCATGAGAAGATCGATGCGGTGATACATTTTGCGGCCAATTCACTGGTGGGAGAAAGCATGAAGGATCCTCTTAAATATTACGATAATAACCTGTGCGGAACGAAGGTCCTGCTGGAGAGCATGGTTGCTCATCACGTGGATAACATTGTCTTTTCATCGACGGCAGCGACTTACGGTGAGCCGGAGAGGATTCCTGTCGTGGAGACAGATCGGACAGAGCCGACCAATACATATGGCGAGACAAAGCTGTCCATGGAAAAAATGTTTAAATGGACTGGAAAGGCACATGGGCTGAGATACGTCTCTCTGCGGTATTTTAATGCGTGCGGTGCGCATATCAGCGGGAACATCGGGGAAGATCACCATCCGGAAACTCATCTGATCCCTCTGATTCTCCAGGTCCCAAACGGGCAGCGGAAATCCATCAGCATTTTTGGGGAAGATTATGATACGAAAGACGGAACCTGTGTCAGGGACTACATCCATGTCACGGATCTGGCTCAGGCGCATATACTGGCGCTTAAATATCTGCTTGATGGCGGGGAAAGTGACATCTTTAATCTTGGGAACGGTGTTGGCTTTACAGTGCGGGAAGTGATCGAGACCGCCAGAAAGGTGACAGGACATGCGATACCGGCAGTGGCAAAAGCACGCCGCGCGGGCGATCCGGCACGGCTGATTGCCTCCAGTCAAAAAGCACGTGATATTCTGAAATGGAAACCGGAACATGACAGTCTGGAGGACATCATCGAGACGGCATGGAAATGGCACCGGAATCATCCGCAAGGATATGCCGAATGA
- the galT gene encoding UDP-glucose--hexose-1-phosphate uridylyltransferase encodes MICSDIKKLVTYGVEKGLLEPEDVTDTTNQLLALLKLSFYEEPTEEYHSIELEPVLASILDYAWQQGLLEENTTVYRDLFDTAIMGELMPRPSTVIANFRKLYRENPEKATDYFYKLSQDSDYIRRYRIRKDEKWVTPTEYGTLELTVNLSKPEKDPKAIAAAGKVRAVGYPKCLLCRENEGYAGRVDHPARQNHRVIPLDISGESWGLQYSPYVYYPEHCIVFNMEHVPMKIDRRAFEKLLDFIARFPHYFVGSNADLPIVGGSILSHEHFQGGHHEFAMAKAPIERHVHIKEYKDVEAGIVKWPMSVIRLRSRDAGRLAALSEHILNTWRNYTDEQAFIYAETDGVPHNTITPICRKRGEYFEMDLVLRNNITTEEHPLGVFHPHAGLHHIKKENIGLIEVMGLAVLPSRLKAEMEQLAQAILDNRNVRGDSVLEKHADWVEEFLPSYPDVNRDNIHEILRREIGRVFREVLEDAGVYKRTEEGNAAFLRFIEKL; translated from the coding sequence ATGATCTGTTCTGATATTAAAAAACTGGTAACCTATGGTGTGGAGAAAGGTCTGCTGGAACCGGAAGATGTAACGGATACCACGAACCAGCTGCTGGCTCTTTTAAAATTGTCTTTTTATGAGGAGCCCACAGAAGAATATCACTCGATAGAACTTGAACCGGTGCTTGCATCCATACTGGACTATGCCTGGCAGCAGGGACTGCTGGAAGAAAATACAACGGTGTACAGAGATCTGTTTGATACGGCCATTATGGGAGAGCTGATGCCGAGACCGAGTACGGTGATCGCGAATTTTCGGAAACTTTACCGGGAAAATCCGGAAAAAGCGACGGATTATTTTTATAAGCTCAGTCAGGACAGTGACTATATCCGCCGATATCGGATCAGAAAAGATGAAAAGTGGGTCACACCGACAGAGTACGGGACACTGGAACTCACCGTTAATCTATCCAAGCCGGAAAAAGATCCAAAGGCCATTGCGGCTGCGGGAAAGGTCAGGGCAGTGGGCTATCCCAAATGTCTGCTGTGCCGGGAAAATGAAGGTTATGCCGGACGGGTGGATCATCCGGCCAGGCAGAACCACAGGGTCATACCGCTTGATATCAGCGGTGAGTCCTGGGGACTGCAGTACTCTCCCTACGTGTATTATCCGGAACACTGCATCGTATTTAATATGGAACATGTACCGATGAAGATAGACCGCAGGGCATTTGAAAAACTGCTGGATTTTATTGCCCGGTTTCCGCATTACTTCGTGGGATCGAATGCTGATCTTCCGATTGTGGGAGGATCTATTCTGAGTCATGAACATTTCCAGGGAGGACACCATGAATTTGCGATGGCGAAAGCTCCGATCGAAAGGCATGTTCATATTAAAGAATACAAGGATGTGGAAGCTGGAATTGTAAAATGGCCGATGTCTGTGATCAGACTGCGTTCGCGGGATGCAGGGCGTCTTGCAGCACTATCGGAACATATCCTCAATACGTGGCGGAACTATACGGATGAACAGGCTTTTATTTACGCTGAGACTGACGGTGTACCACACAATACGATAACGCCGATCTGCAGAAAAAGAGGTGAATATTTTGAAATGGATCTCGTTCTGCGAAACAATATAACAACGGAAGAGCACCCGCTGGGAGTATTCCATCCACATGCGGGTCTGCACCACATCAAAAAAGAGAATATAGGATTGATTGAAGTGATGGGACTCGCTGTCCTTCCATCCCGGCTGAAGGCGGAGATGGAACAGCTTGCCCAGGCTATCCTGGATAACAGGAATGTCCGGGGCGACAGCGTGTTGGAAAAACACGCAGACTGGGTGGAGGAATTCCTGCCCTCCTATCCGGACGTGAACCGCGATAATATCCATGAGATTCTGCGGAGGGAGATTGGACGTGTGTTCCGGGAAGTCCTGGAAGACGCCGGTGTTTATAAAAGAACGGAGGAGGGGAACGCCGCGTTTCTTCGTTTTATCGAAAAGCTGTAA
- a CDS encoding response regulator transcription factor — protein MYKIMIIEDDVTIAKVISEHLKKWGYETACVNDFEKVTEQVFAFEPHLILLDIMLPFFNGFYWCTKIRCQSSVPIVFLSSASDNMNMVMAMNMGADDFISKPFDLQVLTAKIQALLRRTYSFAENTKALEHRGVLLNLADATLTYEGRKIDLTKNEFRILQLLMERTGHVVERDTIMECLWESDSFIDDNTLTVNVTRLRKKLDEAGISEFIVTKKGIGYLVK, from the coding sequence ATGTATAAGATCATGATCATAGAAGACGATGTGACAATTGCAAAAGTAATCAGTGAACATCTGAAGAAATGGGGATATGAGACGGCATGCGTCAATGATTTTGAGAAGGTGACTGAGCAGGTCTTTGCATTTGAACCACATCTGATTTTGCTTGATATCATGCTGCCTTTTTTTAACGGTTTTTACTGGTGTACAAAGATAAGGTGTCAGTCGAGTGTTCCCATCGTATTTCTGTCCTCTGCGTCTGATAATATGAATATGGTGATGGCGATGAACATGGGAGCTGATGATTTTATCTCCAAACCTTTTGACCTGCAGGTTCTGACAGCAAAGATTCAGGCGCTTCTGCGCAGGACGTATTCTTTTGCCGAGAACACGAAAGCTCTGGAGCACCGCGGAGTGCTTTTGAATCTGGCAGATGCGACTTTGACTTATGAGGGGAGGAAAATTGATCTGACCAAAAATGAGTTTCGCATTCTGCAGCTTTTGATGGAACGGACAGGACATGTTGTGGAGCGGGATACGATCATGGAATGCCTTTGGGAGAGTGACAGTTTTATCGATGACAACACGCTGACTGTAAATGTGACAAGACTTCGTAAGAAACTGGATGAAGCGGGAATTTCGGAGTTTATCGTTACTAAAAAGGGAATTGGATATCTGGTGAAGTAA
- a CDS encoding sensor histidine kinase, with protein MKNMLSGMKSYIRKQVPVIIAGTLIAAIIIIMFWLYRQPFEMAVYLIIMEALVLAVTAAVRFYGYYRKHMQLHGQKSVMENEMITLPEPGDILEADYQELLETAAHGRAAAILEKDRSMAELNDYYTLWAHQIKTPISAMNLLLQEEGPADKKELATQLFKVEQYVDMVLQYLRTENISGDLTLKAYSLDEIIHQAVKKYARTFIQKKITLEYDEIGCNVITDEKWMVFVVEQLLSNALKYTPQGKISIYRSKELPDTLVIEDTGIGIAPEDLPRVCERGYTGYNGRSHQKSTGIGLYLCRKILTRLSHTLTITSKPGKGTKVQIGFDSMTGG; from the coding sequence ATGAAAAACATGTTGTCTGGGATGAAATCTTATATTCGCAAACAGGTTCCGGTAATTATAGCGGGTACGTTAATAGCGGCCATCATTATCATAATGTTCTGGCTGTACAGGCAGCCGTTCGAGATGGCAGTATACCTGATTATTATGGAGGCATTGGTGCTGGCAGTGACAGCGGCTGTTCGTTTCTATGGATACTACCGGAAACATATGCAGCTGCACGGCCAGAAGTCCGTGATGGAGAATGAGATGATCACACTGCCTGAACCGGGAGACATCCTGGAGGCGGATTATCAGGAACTGCTGGAGACAGCGGCACACGGCAGAGCCGCAGCTATCCTGGAGAAAGACCGTTCTATGGCAGAACTGAATGATTACTATACATTGTGGGCACATCAGATCAAGACCCCGATTTCCGCTATGAACCTCCTGCTTCAGGAGGAGGGGCCAGCTGATAAAAAGGAGCTGGCTACGCAGCTTTTTAAGGTTGAGCAGTACGTGGATATGGTACTGCAGTATCTGCGCACGGAAAATATTTCGGGTGATCTCACATTGAAAGCCTACTCACTGGATGAGATTATCCATCAGGCTGTGAAAAAATATGCGAGAACATTTATTCAAAAGAAAATAACACTGGAGTACGATGAGATCGGATGTAATGTGATTACGGATGAAAAGTGGATGGTATTTGTCGTTGAACAACTGTTGTCGAACGCTCTGAAATACACTCCTCAGGGGAAAATATCAATCTATCGGTCGAAAGAACTGCCCGATACGCTGGTAATCGAAGATACCGGGATAGGCATCGCTCCGGAAGACCTTCCGCGTGTGTGTGAGCGAGGATATACAGGCTATAATGGGCGCAGCCACCAGAAGTCGACGGGCATTGGACTATATCTGTGCAGGAAGATACTGACGCGTCTGTCCCATACGCTGACGATCACGTCAAAGCCAGGGAAGGGCACGAAGGTGCAGATTGGATTTGACAGTATGACAGGGGGATAA
- a CDS encoding TetR/AcrR family transcriptional regulator — protein sequence MARNKYPEVTVEKILEVSQRLFIEKGYESTTIQDIVDQLDGLTKGAIYHHFKSKEEILDALGDKMFFENNPFQAVKRRTDLNALQKMREVIRVNQLDMDRTEISRQSVPILKNPRILAGMIDTDRRVISPLWLELLEEGQRDGSIHTEYAKEISELLPLLTNLWAAPSIFPASQEEMFCKFAFIKEMLERMGVPLLDDEIMQQVRNSLKKLALEE from the coding sequence ATGGCACGTAATAAATATCCTGAAGTTACAGTTGAAAAAATATTAGAGGTGTCTCAACGGCTTTTTATAGAAAAGGGGTATGAGAGCACAACTATTCAGGATATTGTCGATCAGCTGGATGGTCTGACAAAAGGGGCTATATACCACCATTTTAAATCCAAGGAAGAGATTCTGGATGCTCTGGGTGATAAGATGTTCTTCGAAAATAATCCTTTTCAGGCGGTTAAAAGACGCACTGATCTTAATGCGCTGCAGAAAATGCGTGAAGTGATCAGGGTTAATCAGCTGGATATGGACAGAACCGAGATCAGCAGGCAGAGTGTACCGATATTGAAGAATCCCCGCATACTTGCCGGCATGATTGATACTGACCGCAGGGTCATATCTCCGCTGTGGCTGGAACTGCTGGAAGAAGGACAGCGTGATGGTTCGATCCATACAGAATATGCAAAAGAGATTTCAGAACTTTTGCCGCTGCTGACAAATCTGTGGGCGGCGCCGTCGATTTTTCCGGCCTCTCAGGAAGAGATGTTCTGTAAGTTTGCTTTTATAAAAGAGATGCTTGAAAGGATGGGAGTACCACTGCTCGATGATGAGATCATGCAGCAGGTCAGGAACAGTCTGAAAAAACTGGCTCTGGAAGAGTAA